The Melopsittacus undulatus isolate bMelUnd1 chromosome 17, bMelUnd1.mat.Z, whole genome shotgun sequence DNA window GCaacattataaaatattaatactgACTTTAATTGCTGGTTTGCTGCCTTGAGCAGGTAGCAACGTCAGCTAGAACCCAGGGGAGTGCCAAGTTCATGGAAAACTAGGGAGGCATTTTAACACAGGCAGAGTGGTCGATAGCTCAGTGCATGAGTACAGGACCTGGTAGATAAATGTGGTCGATAGCTGTATGGGCAGATGTGAAAGATGCACAAATTTGGTTTCACACAGAGAGACTGTGTTCTTCCTGCTTGCTGAGCAGTTTCTCCATCTGTATCCCTTCCTGGACAGACATCACTGCAAGGGGAAAATACCTCTGAAAAGCCATTGTTAAATATCCAAATAACCCCTCAGCTTTGGGCTGGAAACCACCAGGTGGTTGTTGCTCAGGAGGGATTTGCTTCCCAACCTCTGTTATGTGTGAAACTGGCTGTGAGAGCCACAGGTGAAAACCTGCATCAGCTGAAACAGTGTTTTCATTgtggaatcccagcctggtttgtgttggaagggaccttaaagctcctccagctccaacccctgccacaggcagggaccccttcgactggagcagctgctccaagcccctgtgtccaacctggccttgagcactgccagggatggggcagccacagcttctctgggcaccctgtgccagcacctcagcaccctcccagggaagagcttctgcctcagagctcagctcagtctcccctcaggcaggttcaagcaatccccttggcctgtccctacaggcccttgtcccaagcccctctccagagtTCTttttggcccctttaggcaatggaagctgctctgagatccAGAAAAACTTCTCCAGTAGTTAAGAACTTCCATTTCCAGGCTGTAGAAGAGAAGTTTTCCTCTGAGCAGGTAAAGGTGTTGGGCATGAAGCAGTCAGCTGCTATTGCACCCCCACCAGTAAGCTCAGGCTGACACCATGTTGGTGATTCTCACCACTCTGAGCTTTCCAAATCCCTCTGCCCTTTGTCTTTGAAGAAGTCTCCTGCAGAAACAAATGCAGGAAATGGGACCTCTGAATTtgcagggaagtggttgaggGGGTGGCTGGGGTGGAATGGCCACACTCCCCCACATTTTACCTGTTCAAAGGGGtggaagaaacaaagcaaagttcACCCAAACCAGTTGCAAGGGTGCCCTGGTTGCTATTTGGATCTAGAACCAAAGGGAAGCCCAATCCACCCCACTCTGACCTGAACTCCAGCCACCACTTGTTCTCCTGGTGACAGGGCTGCAACTCAAAGAGCTTTGGGCACAAAGCTCAAACCTACAGCCAGCCCCAGAGCTCAGCCCTACATCCAGTCCTTCACTGGGACTAGGAATGAGGGATGAGACTGGGGAAGGACTTCACTACTGAGCCCACCTGTGGTCTGGAGTGAAAcctccagctcccagcagaCACAACATTGCCTGCAAACCAGCCCCGCACCGCAGGTGGGTTTGGGAAGGCAGGTTGGGCAGGACCCATGCCTCCACTCTTCACTATAACCTCCCTGTGAACCCACTGGATGGGAGTAGGGAAGCTGGAGGATAATTGGGAAATGGATCACAATTCCTAACTAACTGGATGAAGTTACCCCTGTACTGCCTGGATCCACCCAAACAGAGGTGGCAGCCAAAATTATGTCTGTAAATTCCATAAACAGCTTGGGAATCATCAAGTAAAATACCTCAAGAAGTGAAACCAGTGGTTGGGTTTCAGGGCTCCTGGGTTTTCCTCAGTCCTTTTCTCAGTGAAAACAGCAGTATTCATACAACCAGTGTCCAAACCAGCAGCAACAATGAAAGCACAAAGCAGGGCCGGCAGAGTCCCCTCCTGCCGTCCACTTCCCCGCGGCTCCCCCTTCTGCCCGACAGCCCCAAGCTCCGGGGCTGCCCCCGCTGCTGACCCCCGCACGGGCTCGGCCCACCGCGATGGGAACCGCagggcggggggcagcgggaCCCCGAGCAGCCCCACCAGACGGACCCGGGACTCCTTTGGCTCAGCCCCGGTACAGCAGCTGGGGGGTCCCGGGCCGGAGGAGCCGCCCGGGGCCGCCCGGAGCCGCCGTGTTTCGGGCTCGGAGCGAGGTCTGAGGTACGGGGGGAGGCGCTGTCTCCGGGTGACCAAGGCCCCCGCGGCCTCCCATTGGCTGGAGGGACGGGTGAGTTGGTTTTTTATTGGCCAGGTGCGATGGGAGAAGGGCCAATAGGAATCGCCGTGAGAGCGGCTCCGAGCTCTCGGTGTGGCAACCGCGTGAAGAACACAGAGGGTCATGCGGCGCGGGGAGGCGTGACGGAAAGAAGCGGCTTCTGATTGGTTAACCGCTCAGAGGTTAGCCAATCCCCTTGGCGAGCGCGGGGCGGGGTGGCTGTTGGCCGGGCGCGAGGCTAACGGCTGCCCATCGCCTCAGGCTGGCCGCCATGGCCGGGAGCCGCCGGTAGCCGCTGCAGCCGCTGCAGCCGCCGTCCCGGGGGTTCCTCCATGGAGGTGAGGGGCGAGACAGGGCCGAGGGCTGGGGAGAGGCTGGGCTGGGCGGCTCTTCCTGCCGGAGACCCAACGGGCACAGAGCTGTGCCGGGGGTCGGGCCCCGCCGGGTGCCCGGGACCCACCGGAGCTGAGGGAGGCTTCAGTCACTGCTCCGCCGCGACCGGGCTCAGTGCTGCGGTGCCCTTCTCTGTGGGGCGGCCCGGGCCCGACTGTGGTGAGGGGTGCTATGAAATAGCTCGGAAGTGTTCGGAGTGTAACTCCCGGGGGCCGGAAAGACTTCCGTGTGAGGAAAAGGAGTGTgaagggtttgggggtgtcAGGAATCCAGACCAGCTCACTATGCCTGTGTGTTCCCTCATTCCTTGAGACCACAAGTCATGTAGGTGCTAGGTGTCCTTGCTGGACAAGGAGAAAATGTGGCACAGTTAGTGTAGTTCTGACTTTGCGTGTTCACATATGTGTAGAATGTGGCTGAAAACATCTCTATGAGTGCATCCAAATGACTGCAGTGTAGATGAGAAGGAAGATCAGTGCTGTAGATCTAGATTACATATAAAGTGTGTTTTCATCCTCAGCTTTGGAAGAACATCTTTTTAGGGCCAAGTGCTTATTCAGAATACTTTCAGAACACTAATCCTATGAGACTTGAACCTTTTCTGGCTTTATTAGGTATTTTCAATGTGCTGCTATGCTAATATTTAAAGTACTACACAAATAACTTTAATTTGGGAGCTAAAGTATTTTTGGCAAGtcagttttattttagctttaaatTTTCTTCATGCACCTCACCTTgtgaagaagggaagaaaatacaccATCTGCTCTGTGTTCATTCCTTGCTCCCACTGGTGATGGGGAGAGGGGTGGTTCTTAGGTGGAAGTTGGTTCTCCCATAGTTGCAGAACAGGGCAGATTTCCACTGTAGCTCCTGGTATGTGTGGTACAGCAAAACTCTAGGTCCTGAAGTCTGAAAATGCACATCCAGGATGTAATTGGCACAGCAATGAAAGGACAAGAGGTGTCTAGCGATGCACAGAACGGCTCCTCTGCTGTTGCTGGTGAAAGGATGGTAATTCTGCTCCTCTGAGGTGGCTCAGGAGCCTCCCAGCACCTGAACAGTGTGAACAGCTCAGGTGTAACCAGAGGGCTGGTTTCCTTCTAACCTGCACCTTCTGCCTCCAAAACCCCAGGTGAATTTCTGTGGTTTGCTGGGGTATTTTAAGGGTAAATATGAAAATGTTCCAGTGTCAATATGTAGAATAATCCCTTGAAAACTCAGATGGAGCAGAATCCACAggtaaatgaaaatgttaaagaaGTTCCTGTTGGTATAAAATCTGCAGCTCTCAGGTCTATGCATAATTGTGTCCTTCTaccacttctttttcttgttttctataGCCTAAAGTTGCATTCAGAGGTGGCAGTCGCTGCTGGAGTAGCGCCGAAGCTGGCGGGAGGCTGACTGATGTGTTCAGTAGTGTAATGACAGGCTCTGCCTCGCTGTATGGTGGCTACAAATCACAGGTTCTGTTGCTTATAAATGAATCCTTTTATATCTGTGTAAGAGTTTGTGTTGCTTGTAAATAGAATGGTCCAAAAAACATTTCTAGTGCAGTTGCTCCACAAAGTagtatatttttaacatttaaccCTGTAGAAacaacaggattttttttacttaagaGCTGAGAAAGCATGTTGTATTTAAACCAAGCAAGCTCCTTTTCACCTAAACTGGGCAGAAAACCTTTCCTCTAGAAAAGTTACTGGCTATAGGTTTCCTGTAATGactgggaggaggggaagtctCCTGATTCCTGTCAGTGGTCATCTGCTAGAAACTGCTGCAGGCTTTTCAGGCAAGGGATTCTCACTcctgtgtgtatatgtgttGGGCAGCAGGCACGAGGAGGAGTTACTTGCAGCCTTGTGTCACAGCATGTGGCTTGCTTGCTTCTCGTGCTGTGGTTACTCTGAGAGTGAACTCCGCATAGAATGATGAAATGATAATTTGATgtgtttaatattaaaatctACCCTTTTATTGTAtataaaatgcagaatgaagaaaatgtagAGCTACCTCAGACGTACAGTTCTTCCCTTTCCACATCAGAGTACTCCGCACCTGTGGACTCTTCCCTTTTATATGTACCATGGTCTACATATGGAGATGATACTaagcagcctgctgctgctcagagtaATGCGAAGTCCAGGTAGTCATCTTTGACAGAATGAGAATGTGTGTGTTGATGGAATAGCTGgattcttttggggtttttttttgttcactttaacttatgaaatattttcaatgaAATCATGGtcttaatgcaatttttttttcaggattcaGCCTGAAAGGAATGATTATGGCAGTGAAGCAGATTTATATGGCCTTGTGTCTAACATCTTGGATGAGCAAGAGAAATCACAGCCATATTGTGCTGAGGGGTGAGTGTGTTGCCATGCAAGCACTGCTGGCATTCTTCTCCCTAAAAGCTACCCTCACTGATCTCAGTCTGTGCTCTCTTAGTCATCTTTGCATCTGCCGTTGGCAAGTCCTCATGCTCAGCAaggtttcctttctttgctcctACTCTTCCAATATTTCTCTTGGGATATGTGAAAGCTTTTCTGTAGGTACTCAAATTACATGGTAACTTCTGGCTTTCTGGTATTTATGGAGCTTTTTAATTGACATTTTTTAAGTAAATCCTTCATAAGCATCATGGAAATGCTGTATTCAAATAAATCTCCTGAAATATATGCCTTGGCCtacttattttaatatttttttagatCAAGATTGAATTCAGATTTTAGGTTTCTTTCTTAATTCATTTCAATTCACAGAAGGaatacacaaaacacaaaatcataCTCTTTGATGCTTCCCTGAACTGGCAGGAGAGAAGAATTCCATGCATGCAAAATGAATGTTTCTTGATGTTAGTGCTACCTAAGCAATATTTACATATCTAAATGTCAGGTTTATTATGCCTGCATTCTAACACCAGAAGAAACGATTAGATAGTAACAATTACTTGTCACAGAATTCAGCTTCAGCATCCCCAAGATACTTGGAGGGCTCACTCTCTTGCTTGCATCTGAGTGTTCTAGGTGTAAGAGTTAAGAAAGGGAACCCAGTTCTTAAGCCAGATACCACtcttcttttctgtccttccagACAATTCAAATGGCTTCTGCACATGTGCTGAGTTCTGTAGCTGGAGTGAGGGAAAACAGAGTCAGTCTTGCTTGAGTGCTTTACAAATCCCTTTGCTTCAGACAGTTAAGGTTGGATTTCTCTTTCCAGTACTGCCAGGTTTGGCAGTGACTGCAGTGACTTCCAGGCACaattgcattttttccttcatctgttTACAGTTTTCCTGGACAGTGACTGATTGTCCTGTGTTAATGATGGTAAttaggggaaggaaaggaaatgtgcTTATCCTTGATGTACCTGCAGGAAGCAGTGTAAGGCAGCGTAAGCCACAGGCAAGTCTGGAGCAATAAGATGATATAGAGAAGCTTTTTATTTCGGCTGCTAGGACACAGCTTTGAGAGGTTGTGGGTAATGGGAAGTACAATGATCTTGTTGCTTAACCAGGAGTATTTTTATGGTGACAGATAATAAATCTCTTGACAGGATTTGCTGTAATTTAGTGTGTACACATCACTTGCAGCTCAAAGGCATCATACATAGCTCTTAAGTTATATGGATGGGTTTAGACAAGGCAGaatcctttttctcctctagTTAAGAGTAACTCTGAACATGACAGTAGTGGATAGAAGCTGGAGTAAGACATCTTTGAATCAATTGAGAGAAAGTATTTAGGGGAGAATTGGGTTCTTAAGCCTTTTCCTGCAGTTGGAGATGGAAGAGGAGCACCACAGATAAGACTAACAAtgtgtttcttgttttccaaGGAGTTGCCCTTCCAACTTGAAGTCCGTATGGCCCATGAACGTAACCAGAATCATGGACCACCATGACTTATTGCCAGAAACTAAAAGACCAGTTGTTGGAGCTGCCTCACAACAGGGTTTTTATGGTAGTGAATCTGTATCTGCTGCTGAAAAACAGTACTTGCAAAGTGGTACCCTTGCGTCCCAGCAGGAAGCAGATGAATGTTACCACGGGTTTCCTGGCCTGGACCCTGAGGAGCAGAGTCTGTATCCTCCCAGGAGCGATCATGCTAACTGTTGCAACATGCAGACTAATGAGAACATGAAGACAAAACCCTCATATCAGAACTATCCATACATAAAAAACACCTTTATGCCCCCAGCTGGGTATTCAGAAGTAATCAAAGACTCAGGAGCTGATGCTTATCCTTACGGAAGGGAGAAGGCATGTCCTAAAGGAGCAGACACCCTGTCGCACCAAAAGCGGGCGGAAATGTTTCTTCCACAGTTTCATAGATataatgaaaacacaaattaTAGTAGGTACCCTGAATATTCTCATGCTAGTAAAGCAAAGCCTAACAAGAGTACCAATTGCAGcttccaagaaaataaaaagttagtAAATGGAACCACTGAGGCACCACCTCTGGACACAGAACCCTATACTAAGTTATTTCAATTTAAATCAggaactcagaaaaaaatacaagatacCATTTTAGATCAGCAAAACTTTACATTTCCCAAGGCTGTAGGACTTCTACCAGAAAACCAATTTGCAAATGAAGCTTCATTCTGCACTGATTCAGGACAAAAATTTGAATATGGACTAAAATCTTTCACAGCTTGTCCAGGGAATAGTGATTGTGCAAATGGTgtggaaaagcagaagttttCCAAGTCTGATCTTCAGAATTCTGAGTACTGTAAATCGCTTCCATTGTTACCAAATGCAGCAAACCCTTCAGCAGGGACCAGCGTAAGGCCACCTTGGATGAATATTCCAACAAAAACAGCTGCTTCTGCCCCATTTCAGAATCCTTTGCTGAAACTGAATAATCATTTACCTGCTTTTCCAAAAAGTTTCAGTCATTCTAATAATTTTTCACAGTTGCCATCTTCAAATTTCCCTTTAAATAGTAATTTATTTCACAAGTACTTTCAAGATAACCCTTCATTTTTTTCAAGTCTTGATTTTGGTTATAAGACTGCAGAACAATCTCGGTCTGCTGCTTGCATGGAGACACTGGCTAGAAGTGGAGAAGAGAATCTCATTGAGTATTTAAGTGAAAAGAAATTCAAGCAGCCAAATGGATTCTGTGACAATTATGCAGCTCAGCAGTTTGGGATCATTGAAAACATGAACAAACACCATTTCCAGTTGAAGCCACCAAGTGAGTGTTACGATCTGGAAGGACAGAAACGTGCAGATGGGCTGTTGCAGAATGTGTACCAGGATTTCATGGAGCCTCAGGCACAGTTTCATCTCAGGCAGGGGAGTGGAGACAGTAAGGCCATAAATCCCCTGATGTGCCTGCAGGCTCCAAGGTTTCCCAGCAATTGCATGATGGGTGACTTCAGACGGAATCAGCAGCTGGGCTCAGGTGCCTTCCCCTTGGGATCAGGTCGCCTCTTTGGCCATTCCGTTGTCCCTCTGATGGAGTCTCCTGACTTGTTCTCCCATgatgatttaaaatgtttctacCCTTATTTTAATGATAAGGTGTATGGTGAGAGTCCGTTCTCTGGGTTTGTGCCAGCATTTGGATTTCAGAAGCAAGTTAAAAGCCGTAGTGGGCCTGCCAACGAGCTTTATGTTAGACTGGAAGAATGTTACGAGCAGTGGAGAgctttggagaaagaaagaaagaaggtaaGAAATAAGAATATGCCATATCACATGTTTGATGTTGATCTCATCCAGCTCAGTCCAGTTAGAGATCACGGGTAATTCTCACTATTATGAGTTGGAATGTTTAATGGGACTTCAGAGTTTAAAGGCTTTGTTTCCCTGTCTATTTGGGACTGAAAAGAAAAGTTTTGAAGGTCTGTAGCCTGTTTGGGAGCATAACTAATGTTGTATTGAATGTTGCACTTAAAGCAGGAATTCAgggactttttcagtctcagaGTTGGGGTGTGTATGACTAACAAAGCCATGTTTGTAACACAATAAATACAGTGCATTTGGAAACT harbors:
- the MEIOC gene encoding meiosis-specific coiled-coil domain-containing protein MEIOC, which produces MKAQSRAGRVPSCRPLPRGSPFCPTAPSSGAAPAADPRTGSAHRDGNRRAGGSGTPSSPTRRTRDSFGSAPVQQLGGPGPEEPPGAARSRRVSGSERGLRYGGRRCLRVTKAPAASHWLEGRPKVAFRGGSRCWSSAEAGGRLTDVFSSVMTGSASLYGGYKSQNEENVELPQTYSSSLSTSEYSAPVDSSLLYVPWSTYGDDTKQPAAAQSNAKSRIQPERNDYGSEADLYGLVSNILDEQEKSQPYCAEGSCPSNLKSVWPMNVTRIMDHHDLLPETKRPVVGAASQQGFYGSESVSAAEKQYLQSGTLASQQEADECYHGFPGLDPEEQSLYPPRSDHANCCNMQTNENMKTKPSYQNYPYIKNTFMPPAGYSEVIKDSGADAYPYGREKACPKGADTLSHQKRAEMFLPQFHRYNENTNYSRYPEYSHASKAKPNKSTNCSFQENKKLVNGTTEAPPLDTEPYTKLFQFKSGTQKKIQDTILDQQNFTFPKAVGLLPENQFANEASFCTDSGQKFEYGLKSFTACPGNSDCANGVEKQKFSKSDLQNSEYCKSLPLLPNAANPSAGTSVRPPWMNIPTKTAASAPFQNPLLKLNNHLPAFPKSFSHSNNFSQLPSSNFPLNSNLFHKYFQDNPSFFSSLDFGYKTAEQSRSAACMETLARSGEENLIEYLSEKKFKQPNGFCDNYAAQQFGIIENMNKHHFQLKPPSECYDLEGQKRADGLLQNVYQDFMEPQAQFHLRQGSGDSKAINPLMCLQAPRFPSNCMMGDFRRNQQLGSGAFPLGSGRLFGHSVVPLMESPDLFSHDDLKCFYPYFNDKVYGESPFSGFVPAFGFQKQVKSRSGPANELYVRLEECYEQWRALEKERKKTESALAKNFQRKKVSSANNTPVPRLTSNPSRVDRLIVDQLREQARVVTLLGKMERLRSSPLHANISTALDKHLEVIHVVQSRRKDEIVNASNRQRQGAPRCQDDRDVFALALAIKEMIVTTRKARTTLWCALQMTLPKSAAGKQDPEKALWELEQPGQKACENPDGSSIPSQRADMSKR